In Cololabis saira isolate AMF1-May2022 chromosome 10, fColSai1.1, whole genome shotgun sequence, a single window of DNA contains:
- the LOC133452331 gene encoding uncharacterized protein LOC133452331 isoform X1, whose protein sequence is MSLCLNSCLTFLFPSALIVCTCVSLTFVYIWSCLSPCSLLVRTVLPSMFFPSGFVIALDSCSQFGFCILLNSVFGSVFKLINQFLGTPASCSPVSGSSLQPPDSTSALPVLHQCNTNSIHLYFHFHTYADDTQIYISSNPTAAIPPASLTTCLHDINTWMSNNFLKLNGNKTEALLIGSKSTLTKSQPSPAPPIIIDGFPVPFSPHVKSLGVILDNTLSFAPHIHNITRTAFFHLRNISRLRPALSQSSTEILVHSFVTSRIDYCNAFLTGLPTKLTNKLQLIQNSAARIITRIKSSDHITPVLIQLHWLPVQYRIIYKNLLLTHKALHNLAPTYLCDLLKEYTPSRTLRSTSAGLLFTPTSHLSSMGARAFSCTAPRLWNSLPPHIRQIDSITTFKTQLKTHLFKLAHSL, encoded by the coding sequence atgtccttgtgtttaaattCTTgtctgaccttcctgtttccatctgccctgatcgtctgcacctgtgtctcgttaacctttgtgtatatctggtcttgtctttccccctgctccttgctggtccgtactgttttgccCTCCATGTTTTTCCCATCAGGTTTTGTCATAGCTTTGGATTCTTGTTCACAGTTTGGTTTTTGTATACTGCTTaacagcgtttttggttctgtttttaagttaataaatcagtttttgggaactcctgcctcctgctctcctgtatctgggtcctcactacaACCTCCTGACAGTACCAGTGCACTCCCAGTTTTACACCAGTGCAATACCAACTCAATTCACTTGTATTTCCATTTTCACACTtacgccgatgacactcagatatatatctcgtccaaccccaccgctgccattcctcccgcttccctcaccacctgcctacacgacatcaatacctggatgagcaataacttcctaaaactcaacggcaataaaactgaggctcttctcatcggctccaaatccaccctcaccaagtcacaaccctctcccgcccctcccatcatcatcgacggcttcccggtacccttttccccccacgtcaagagtctcggcgtcattctggacaatacactctcatttgcacctcacatccacaacatcacccggactgcattcttccacctccgcaacatctccagactccgtccagcactgtcccaatccagcaccgaaattctggtccactcattcgtcacatcccgtatcgattactgtaatgctttcctcactggcctcccaaccaaactcaccaacaaactacaactcattcagaactcggccgcccggatcatcacccgcatcaagtcatctgaccacatcacccccgtccttatccaactccactggctcccagtccaataccgcatcatttacaaaaacctcctcctcacccacaaagctcttcacaacctagcccccacttacctctgtgacttactgaaagaatacaccccctcccgtaccctccgctcaacctctgctggacttcttttcactcccacctcacaccttagcagcatgggtgcccgagctttcagttgtacggcacccagactctggaactccctccccccacacataagacaaatagactccatcaccacattcaaaacgcaactcaagactcacctgtttaaacttgcccattcactttga
- the LOC133452331 gene encoding gastrula zinc finger protein XlCGF49.1-like isoform X2 — translation MDQNQNQNQDSSSSRTKAAGLQNPKGRPQRYSCDHSEQLFTTSSNLKIHKKSHTGDELYSCDHCGVAFTQQFDLINHQRIHTGGDKPYRCDLCGAAFARKSSLTTHQRIHTGDKPYSCDQCGAAFARQDALRRHQRIHTRDKPYICDQCGVAFAHQSSLTTHQRIHTVDKPYRCGQCGAAFTQQGHLTSHQRIHTRDKPYRCGQCGAAFARQAHLTRHQHIHTGFKPYRWDQCGAAFAEQGDLTRHQRIHTGEKVYIC, via the coding sequence aatcCTAAAGGAAGACCCCAAAGATACAGTTGTGATCATTCCGAGCAActcttcaccacttcatcaaaccTGAAGATCCATAAGAAAAGTCACACTGGTGATGAACTGTACAGCTGTGATCACTGCGGGGTGGCTTTTACCCAACAATTTGATCTAATAAaccaccaacgtattcacactggaggagacaagccttacaggtgtgatctgtgtggagcggcttttgccagGAAAAGTTCTCTAACGActcaccaacgcattcacactggagacaagccttacagctgtgatcagtgtggagcggcttttgcccggcaagaTGCTCTAAggagacatcaacgtattcacactagagacaagccttacatctgtgatcagtgtggagtcgCTTTTGCCCACCAAAGTTCTCTAACGActcaccaacgcattcacactgtagacaagccttacagatgtggtcagtgtggagcggcttttaccCAGCAAGGTCACCTAACGAgtcaccaacgcattcacactagagacaagccttacagatgtggtcagtgtggagcggcttttgcccggcaagcTCATTTGACGAGACATCAACACATTCACACTGGATTCAAGCCTTACAGGTgggatcagtgtggagcggcttttgccgagCAAGGTGATCTAAcgagacaccaacgtattcacactggagaaaaagtGTACATTTGTTGA